Within the Arachis duranensis cultivar V14167 chromosome 10, aradu.V14167.gnm2.J7QH, whole genome shotgun sequence genome, the region TAAAGGGAAAAATCAATGCTACAGAGAAAGATTCTAAAACAAGAGGAAATTAATGGTCCAACAGATTATGAAAAGGAAATTAGAAGATTATCATTCTACTGATAAATTTGTTTTGGCTTATTATTTTTAACACCGAAAGTTGTTAGATGCTGATGCATACTGATCTTAGccaaattatgaaaaaaaaggtAAAGTTGTTTTCGTATGAACTAAGAAGACATATGCCAACCCAATGACACGTGCTTTATTTGCATTTCACTTTCGTTTATGAGTAATGATTAGTGTTATTACGCGTGATTTGTTGGATTTTCACATGCTTCTTTTAAGTATAATTCACATTTGTGTTGGCAATGGTCGGTTGATACAATGAATTAaccaataatttttctttgtttttgtcttGCATTTGAATTAACATTTTCCTAATGAATCAATCATGGTTTGATCAGATACTTGGTCGTGcattgggagggaaagtgtgtCGCTCTCCATCCGGTTGGGACATTGGTATCAGAACCGTAAACTTGTCATCATCTTCATCTCTCAAGCTTCCATCAAAGCTCTCTATAATTGAATGCCATCGTGATGAGGTTTGTGACGAactctctttttctctgttGTGACGTCTTCATATAAAGATGCtgaattgttaaataatttgatatatttaattgaattatttaacGGTTCGTAATATCATCTTCATACGAAGATATTTTTACGTAAATAACCCTCTGCTACTAAATAGGACTGATTTGGAATGTTGAATGAATGGTAGATATGGGAGTTGCCTCCAAAAGCAGAGGTGATAGCATGGTCAGAAAAGACAGGAATTGAAATGTTTAGATATGGAGATCATATAATGGGAATTCAAGGGCATCCTGAATACACAAAAGACATTCTTTTTCATCTCATTGACCGTCTTACTCAACACAATTATATCCACCAAGATTTTGCTATGGAGTCAAGGCTTAAGGTTGCAATGTGGGAGCCAGATAAGGACTCATGGAAAAGAATCTGTGTTAGTTTTCTTAAGGGTCCATTGTAAcccaacctatatatatatataacatgtgAAACagagcaaaataaataaataaagtagttCTGTGTAAATAGAATTAAGAACTAAGATGTGATATTTAGTTAATTAAGTAGTAATCTATGTGGAAGAATGAAAGGTAGCAATTGTATTGTGTGTGACACTTGGTATGATTATGATTTGTGGCGAATTTTCTCTAATTTGTCTTAAGAAACCAAATGGCCAACTTGccttagacaaattaatttccTATGCTAATACCATGTGCATCTTTTCATCTATTAATTCTTCACATCCAGATTAATACTCAcacttttaataatttcaagAATTTAGCTAACGGATGTCTTAAGAGCCCAAGTTAAAgttatcaataattttaaaaaaattcataaaaaatgaggtaaaattaaatttttaatgtatttattttgtgtttattaagggtttagttattatatatcttaaaggacatatgttaaaattattacaaataaaagttagttaaattcaaaaatattattagaacacaaattagttaaatttaaaaatatttgtagatACACTGTCAAACAAGAAGCTTAATCAAAGTCCTCAAGTTGCTGATTCAAACTTTTTGAAGATGTTGAGAATTGACTTTCCAAATTTCCAGTTACAAATAAAAAGCTTTGGTATCTTATCAAGGCAATTATTAAAAGATTGATATGGCTGTTTAAATATACATATGAACTTTGACCTACTTACACTACGAGTAACTTGCGAAAGATCTATGTgtggatgaaaatgatgcccCTGAAAATGTGTACTCGTGTGTTAAATTATTTATGTAGTTTAGAAATTAAAGcactttaattgttatttatttactttttcagaaaagtaagaagcCCTTTAGGCTCGTCAAACATGCTAAGCTTTTCTATACTAAGGCTACATATATATTGCTGTTGTCTGTTGAGGAGGGAAAAATGAGTGGATATAATGGAAGGAGaatatatattgtttttttttttaattactggtcgatttttataattttattaaatttgtaactaaatttttatatttttttaaggaaaagtaTAAGG harbors:
- the LOC107468739 gene encoding gamma-glutamyl peptidase 5; protein product: MEQEMEKKRFGVLLCAEDSELVRKKYGGYFGVFVRMLAEEGERWDVYRVARGEFPDDDELALYNGFVITGSCNDAHGNDPWIHQLLNLLQKLNSINKKVLGICFGHQILGRALGGKVCRSPSGWDIGIRTVNLSSSSSLKLPSKLSIIECHRDEIWELPPKAEVIAWSEKTGIEMFRYGDHIMGIQGHPEYTKDILFHLIDRLTQHNYIHQDFAMESRLKVAMWEPDKDSWKRICVSFLKGPL